GAATCCGCCTCTTCAGCAACTATCACTGACTCAGCAACGGCCTCCGAGTGCTCCGGAGCTTCTGCCTCCGGTTCGGATGCCCGTGCTTCTTCGGTGCCGTTGGTCGCAGCTTCGTCGGCAAGCAGATCGCTCGTGGTCGTCTGACCGTCGTCTGCGTTGGAAAGAGCGTGCGCACCGCGTCGTGGTTCGCCGGCCTTAACGCGAGGGATTGAGCCAGTGAGTTCCTGAACGGACACACCGCCTTCTTCAAGGCTGCGTCGACGGCGGCGCCGCGGTGGTTCAGAGGGGGCTCCCTCCTTCTGCCGCCGCGCCAGCAGTTCGGCAACGGTGAGCTTTTCCTCGCTCATCTCAACCCTTTCCGTATAGGTCACTGTCCAGTCGTCGGAAGATAATGCCCTCGCGCAGAGCCCAAGGACAAATCTCGACCTTCTCTAATCCCAATGCTCGCATACTAGCCTCCGCAACGAGAGCACCTGCGACAATTTGGTGAGAACGATTTGCACTAACACCCTCAAGTTCAGCACGGTCAGCCGCCGTCATGCGTGAAATAAACGCAATCAACTGACGCAAACCAGCCGCAGTCAGAGTGCGCTTAACCCTCGGACCAGCGGCGGAAGGCGCCGCACCAGTCAGGCGGGCGAGAGTGCGGAAAGTCTTCGACGTGGCGACAGCCAAGTCCGGCTCACCAAGCGTACGCAGATGACGAGCTGGCTCAGCGAGCTCAGCATCAATGTAGTCGCGCAGCAGGTCAATCTTCTTACGCTCCGGCGGGTCGGTCTCGAACCACTCGTGGGTCAAACGGCCCGCACCGAGCAGCAGTGAGTACGCGGCCTCCGGATCCTCATCGGTACCCGACGTCAGCTCGAGAGAGCCGCCACCGATATCCAGGTTGATTAGACGACCAGCAGACCAGCCGTACCAGCGCCGTACTGCCAAAAAGGTCAGACGAGCCTCGTCCTCACCGGAGAGAATCTGCAGCTTAATGCCAGTTTCCTTCTCGACGTGAGCGAGTACTTCGTCCGCGTTGGCGGCATCGCGAACAGCCGAAGTGGCGAAGCTAATCATCTCTTCGCACTTCATCTGCTCAACCAATTCCTTGGATTCAGCGACGTAGCCCGTCAGCTTGTCAATGCCCTTCTTGGACAGGTTGTTGTCCTTATCCAGGTACTCGACCAGCTTCATCGTCGACTTGGAATCGCTCATCGGAGTCGGATGTCCGCCCCGGCGGGCGTCCACCATCACCAAGTGGACGGTATTACTACCTACATCTAATACACCTAATCTCACTCTTAGTAGGTTAGACGGTCTACGGTGTATTGGTGTGAATCAACCCCACCCCCGCCCCGGTCGCGGACCACAACCATCTCCCGCTGAAGTCGCCTATGATTTTCCCCGAGAGTGGTTCGAGTTCGCCCACCCAGAGGACCCAGAACACATCATCACCTGCGACCTAACCTGGTTGATGAGCTCCTATCAATGCGCCTTCGGCACCTCCGCTTGCCTGGGCATCGACTCCGCGAACGCGGATGTCGGATGCTGCGGCCATGGCGCCTTTATCACCGACGACGAAGACCGCGAGAGGGTTATTGACGTCGTAAAGCGGATGGAAGGCGACTCCGCAGACCCCCAGTGGTGGCAGAACCGCCCCAAACAAACGCTGAAGTGGCTCGAAACCTACGAAACCGATCCCTCCGAGCCGTTGGAACCGTGGTTAGTGTGGGACGAGCTTGACGACGAAAACGGAGAGCCTGAGCCTGCTCTGAAAACGAAGGTCGTGAAGAATGCCTGCATTTTTGCCAACCGTGAGGGGTGGCGAAATGGTGCGGGCTGTGCCATCCACCAGTGGGCGATGGCCAACGACATTGACCCAGTGAAGGTCAAGCCGGATGTGTGCTGGCAGGTGCCGCTACGTCGACTGGAGGACTGGGAGGAACGCCCAGACGGCCAGGAGATTCTGCGCACGACTATTACTGAGTACGACCGTCGCGGCTGGGGCGATGGCGGCGAGGACTTTGAATGGTTCTGCACGGGCGCGCCGGCCACACATGCCGGTGGCGAACCGATGTGGCGCACGCACAAGTCTGAGCTAATCGAGCTCATCGGCGAAGAGTGCTACGAAATTCTGGCGGAGCACTGCCGGGCTCGAGAGGCAGCGGGCGCGGCCAAGGCCTTCGGGCCGAGCGGCTACCCACTGCTGGCGATTCACCCGGCCACACGCGCAGCGGCCGAGGGGCTGGCACCGGACGAGGTTTAACGTCGAGGATTCATCAGATCGCCGGCGGAGAGCATCGGCAGCAGTTAGCTGCGTTAGTCCTCGAACTTGTAACCCAAGCCGCGAACGGTGACCAGGAACTCAGGCGAGGAAGGATTGCGCTCAATCTTGGAGCGCAGGCGCTTGATGTGTACGTCCAGCGTCTTGGTGTCGCCGACGTAGTCGGAGCCCCAGACGCGATCGATGAGCTGGCCGCGGGTCAGCACACGACCACGGTTGCGCAGCAAGTACTCCAGCAGGTCGAACTCCTTGAGCGGCATTGCGACATCATCGCCGTCAACGGTGACAACGTGGCGCTCGACATCCAGCACGACCGGGCCGCCGCGCAAGACCTCCTCGTAGATCTCCTCGACATCGTCGGAGTCGTCGTGACGACCGCGTCGCAGCACAGCCCGGATACGGGCAATAAGCTCCCGAGAGGAATAAGGCTTGGTCACATAGTCATCCGCACCAATTTCGAGGCCGACGACCTTGTCAATCTCAGTGTCACGGGCGGTGACCATAATCACTGGGACAGAGGACTTTAAGCGGATGTTTTTGCAGACCTCGGTGCCACTCATACCTGGCAGCATGAGATCCAACAGCACAATGTCCGGTTCTGCTTTGGAAAATTCTGCAAGTGCTTCCTGGCCGTCAGCGGCCATCCGCACCTCGAATCCCTCGCGCTGCAGCAGAAACGCTAGCGGCTCCGCCAAAGCCGTCTCGTCTTCGACAATAAGTACCTCAGTCACGGATTACTTCATTCCTTCCTTGGAATCCTTGTTCTGGGAATCCTTATCCTTGCCGCGGGTTTTGCCCGTACCACGCTGCGCGCTTTTCTTAGCCACAAGTTTACCCGCAGGCGGAGTGTGCCCGATTGGCAAACGTGCAGATACATCGCCGTCATTCGACGCGGAACCGGTCTTGTCCATCAGCGGTAGCTCAATGGTGAAGGTCGATCCAGTGCCCAGTCGACTCCACAGCTTGACGGTTCCCTTGTGGTTCGCTGCGACGTGCTTAACAATTGCCAAGCCCAGACCTGTACCACCTGTCGCCCGCGAGCGTGCCTTATCCGCACGGAAGAAGCGCTCGAAGATGCGCTTCTGGTTCGCCTGAGAAATGCCAATACCGCGGTCAGTTACACGGATAGCGACGGTGTCGTTATCCTCCGTGACTGCAGTCACGGACACAGGCGTGGCCTCTGGCGAGTAGTTGATGGCGTTTGAAATCAGGTTGGACACCGCAGTGATCAGCAGGCTGCGATCACCTTCAACGACCAACTCCGGCTCACAGTCAACGGTGATTTCAATACCCGCTTGCTCCGCGAGCATCTGATTACGACGCACCGCTGCCTGGACGATCTCTTCAACCTTCACGGGCGACATGTCCGGCAGCGGCTCCGCCCCCTGCAGCTTCGACAGCGAGATGAGCTCCGTAATCATCGTCGACATCCGCTTGGACTCCTGCGTCAGACTCTCACTAAAGTGACGCACTGCCACCGGGTCGTCGGTAGCTTCATTCAACGCCTCAACCAACAGACTGATAGCCCCCACGGGAGTCTTAAGCTCATGGGAAACGTTGGCCACAAAGTCACGTCGTGCGGCTTCCATGCGAGCCTGTTCGGAGACATCCGCCGCGTAAATCACCACAAAACGGTCATCCACCAGTGACAGCGGAGTCAGCTGGCAACGGACGATCGTGTCCGGCGCCCCTGCCCGGCGCGACGGCAACACCAGTGTCAGCTCCTGGTCCTCCTGCGAGTCAAAAACCTTTTCTGCAGCTTCCCAGCCCACATCATTCAGGCGGCGCTCATAAACCAGCCCCAACTTGTGCGCCATGGAGTTGGACAAAATCAAATCACGGGAGATGTCAACGACCACCACCCCCGTCGGAGACTTCTGAATGGCCAGGTGCATGACCTGCGCCATGGTGGTTATTGTACTTTCCTCGTCGCTCCTCTGGCGCCGAGCGGCGTTATAGGCACCTGAGACAACTCCACCAAAAATCAGCACAGCTGCCATAACCGCAGCACCTAGTAGAGCAGCGATAATGATTTTTGACACGGGTCTTACCCTAAGCTCTTTTCACAATCCGCGCGCGCTGAAAAACTATTGCGCTCGCTAGCCCTAAATAAACCAAGGAGCACAGCCTCACTTGGCTGCGCCCCTTATCGGCCTATCAATCACCTACATATTTACTTGTTTCCCTGAGCGGCAACAGCAGCAGCACCTGCAGCTGCAGCTTCCGGATCCAGGTAGGTGCCACCCGGGTTCAAAACCTTGCCCTCAGCATCAAAATCGTAAACCAGCGGGATACCGGTCGGGATGTTCAGAGCGGCAATGTCCTCGTCCGAGATGTTGTCCAGGTGCTTGACCAGTGCACGCAGCGAGTTACCGTGAGCTGCCACCATGACAGTCTCACCGGCCTTCAGACGCGGCAGGATTTCCTCTTCAAAGTAAGGAATGAAACGCTTGACGACGTCCAGGAGGCACTCCGTGCGCGGAACCTCATCCAGGTTGGCATAACGCGGGTCATTAGCCTGCGAGAACTCGCTGTCATCCGACAGCTCCGGCGGCGGAGTGTCGTAAGAGCGACGCCAGGACATGAACTGGTCCTCGCCGTACTTCTCCTTGGTCTCTGCCTTGTTCAGACCCTGCAGAGCACCGTAGTGGCGCTCGTTCAGACGCCAGTCACGGATAACCGGAATCCACACCAGGTCAGCGGTATCCAGGGCAATGTGTGCGGTGTTAATTGCGCGACGCAGCAGCGACGTGTAGAGCACCTGCGGCTTCAGGT
The nucleotide sequence above comes from Corynebacterium amycolatum. Encoded proteins:
- a CDS encoding Ppx/GppA phosphatase family protein — encoded protein: MRLGVLDVGSNTVHLVMVDARRGGHPTPMSDSKSTMKLVEYLDKDNNLSKKGIDKLTGYVAESKELVEQMKCEEMISFATSAVRDAANADEVLAHVEKETGIKLQILSGEDEARLTFLAVRRWYGWSAGRLINLDIGGGSLELTSGTDEDPEAAYSLLLGAGRLTHEWFETDPPERKKIDLLRDYIDAELAEPARHLRTLGEPDLAVATSKTFRTLARLTGAAPSAAGPRVKRTLTAAGLRQLIAFISRMTAADRAELEGVSANRSHQIVAGALVAEASMRALGLEKVEICPWALREGIIFRRLDSDLYGKG
- a CDS encoding response regulator transcription factor, whose amino-acid sequence is MTEVLIVEDETALAEPLAFLLQREGFEVRMAADGQEALAEFSKAEPDIVLLDLMLPGMSGTEVCKNIRLKSSVPVIMVTARDTEIDKVVGLEIGADDYVTKPYSSRELIARIRAVLRRGRHDDSDDVEEIYEEVLRGGPVVLDVERHVVTVDGDDVAMPLKEFDLLEYLLRNRGRVLTRGQLIDRVWGSDYVGDTKTLDVHIKRLRSKIERNPSSPEFLVTVRGLGYKFED
- a CDS encoding sensor histidine kinase, with translation MSKIIIAALLGAAVMAAVLIFGGVVSGAYNAARRQRSDEESTITTMAQVMHLAIQKSPTGVVVVDISRDLILSNSMAHKLGLVYERRLNDVGWEAAEKVFDSQEDQELTLVLPSRRAGAPDTIVRCQLTPLSLVDDRFVVIYAADVSEQARMEAARRDFVANVSHELKTPVGAISLLVEALNEATDDPVAVRHFSESLTQESKRMSTMITELISLSKLQGAEPLPDMSPVKVEEIVQAAVRRNQMLAEQAGIEITVDCEPELVVEGDRSLLITAVSNLISNAINYSPEATPVSVTAVTEDNDTVAIRVTDRGIGISQANQKRIFERFFRADKARSRATGGTGLGLAIVKHVAANHKGTVKLWSRLGTGSTFTIELPLMDKTGSASNDGDVSARLPIGHTPPAGKLVAKKSAQRGTGKTRGKDKDSQNKDSKEGMK
- a CDS encoding phosphoglyceromutase; this encodes MSNGKLILVRHGQSEWNASNQFTGWVDVALTDKGRAEAVRAGELLVEADLKPQVLYTSLLRRAINTAHIALDTADLVWIPVIRDWRLNERHYGALQGLNKAETKEKYGEDQFMSWRRSYDTPPPELSDDSEFSQANDPRYANLDEVPRTECLLDVVKRFIPYFEEEILPRLKAGETVMVAAHGNSLRALVKHLDNISDEDIAALNIPTGIPLVYDFDAEGKVLNPGGTYLDPEAAAAGAAAVAAQGNK